Proteins from a genomic interval of Desulfitibacter alkalitolerans DSM 16504:
- a CDS encoding D-alanine--D-alanine ligase family protein — MKNTILFIYNWVENKADQFIECATKTTVDCIKNALNLSGFEVIPLNLYNIAQLRDSIKQINPTLAFVIAEGFLDNPETLFDGSGSTLIREILAEMNVPYTHSTPSGMINCRNKDITYKILRETNVPVPDSFVLPNATLFKNYINDIEETIAYPMFVKPTGGGNSIGIDNSSIVYNRHELQAKVNGLTALIGDSSIIIETFLSGREYTVGVMGNFTTTVLPVIAFPKDYQVRSYKIKKTESKDKNNIEVFFYNDPLYQKVCPIALNTFSALKVNDVIRIDIKEDSLGNPMVIDVNGSPSLAPGGSLAFMAQNMDISHGELINMLLWESMQRFKINPTPELLRVKEGINLRIKHYSENFVA, encoded by the coding sequence TTGAAAAATACAATACTATTTATTTACAATTGGGTAGAAAATAAAGCTGATCAATTTATAGAATGTGCCACTAAAACTACAGTTGATTGTATCAAAAATGCCCTTAACCTAAGCGGTTTTGAAGTTATACCACTTAACCTATATAATATTGCTCAGCTTCGTGACTCAATTAAACAGATTAATCCAACCCTTGCCTTTGTAATTGCTGAAGGCTTTTTGGACAATCCAGAAACATTATTTGATGGTTCTGGTTCTACCCTGATAAGAGAAATATTAGCAGAAATGAATGTACCCTACACTCATTCAACACCATCTGGAATGATAAACTGCCGGAACAAGGATATAACCTATAAAATTCTCCGTGAAACCAATGTTCCAGTTCCTGATTCATTTGTTTTACCGAATGCCACCCTCTTTAAAAACTACATAAATGATATTGAGGAAACCATAGCTTACCCAATGTTTGTTAAACCTACCGGAGGCGGTAATAGTATTGGAATAGACAACAGCTCCATAGTATATAACAGACATGAACTGCAGGCCAAAGTCAATGGTCTAACAGCTCTGATTGGTGATAGTTCTATTATTATTGAAACCTTTTTATCTGGAAGGGAGTATACTGTAGGCGTCATGGGTAATTTCACCACTACTGTTCTGCCCGTGATAGCTTTTCCAAAGGACTACCAGGTCAGGAGCTATAAAATAAAGAAAACTGAATCTAAAGATAAAAATAATATTGAAGTATTTTTTTACAACGATCCCCTATATCAAAAGGTTTGTCCTATAGCCTTAAATACCTTTTCGGCACTAAAGGTTAATGATGTAATAAGAATTGATATAAAAGAGGATTCCCTTGGTAATCCCATGGTCATTGACGTAAATGGTAGTCCCTCATTAGCTCCTGGAGGCTCTTTAGCTTTTATGGCCCAGAACATGGACATTTCCCATGGCGAGTTAATAAACATGCTCCTTTGGGAAAGCATGCAGCGCTTTAAAATTAACCCAACCCCTGAACTTTTAAGAGTAAAAGAAGGAATTAACCTTAGAATCAAACATTACAGCGAAAACTTTGTGGCATAA
- a CDS encoding DUF4515 domain-containing protein, with translation MKKFLYILLAMLLLFSPAALANDETNGTPEEGTIQESTNQEESTAQQNNQTSTKDQEASSIERQQIKWEAMNEMQIALFIINKQIDYLMDRIEDNDNRIKQMADTYEERLKKEISRNQELTEKYEEKINELEQNIGEYRSNVSQLERDMAIFASESGLYLKILLGFLAGSIFGVILAGLLQLWKKGSGSKNKSASA, from the coding sequence GTGAAAAAGTTTCTTTATATTCTACTAGCCATGCTTTTGTTATTTTCTCCAGCTGCTTTGGCCAATGATGAAACAAATGGTACTCCTGAGGAAGGCACCATTCAAGAAAGCACCAATCAAGAAGAAAGCACTGCACAGCAGAATAATCAAACTTCAACAAAAGACCAGGAAGCAAGCAGTATTGAAAGGCAGCAAATCAAATGGGAAGCCATGAACGAAATGCAAATAGCATTGTTTATTATTAACAAGCAAATTGATTATTTAATGGACAGAATTGAGGACAATGACAATAGAATCAAACAAATGGCTGATACATATGAGGAACGACTAAAAAAAGAAATATCCAGAAACCAGGAACTAACGGAAAAGTACGAGGAAAAAATTAATGAACTTGAGCAGAATATAGGTGAATACAGGAGTAATGTTTCCCAGCTAGAAAGAGATATGGCCATTTTTGCAAGTGAAAGTGGCTTGTATCTAAAAATCTTACTTGGATTTCTTGCAGGCTCCATCTTTGGAGTAATATTAGCAGGATTACTTCAGTTGTGGAAGAAAGGCTCCGGTTCAAAAAATAAGTCTGCATCAGCTTAA
- a CDS encoding L,D-transpeptidase family protein, whose protein sequence is MKKLPYAFFLFFFISLVFTSMGTSLAGPEEPLLVGCHDSDRVLLATEPAQKGPDVEELQERLKELGYYPGSISGIYDYPTQRAVIRFHRDHGMGSSTMVTLETWELLAQNVTAPPAPDKNLKDIDGDMEIVIDKNTNRLTVYLDGKLFKEYPVAIGKNKTPTPVGEFKVANKSLKDGGALGTRWMGLNVPWGSYGIHGTNKPWSIGRRASAGCIRMFNQHVEELFPLVRIGTPVIIMGDYPPLDKPNLKYGVNSQSLIPWQYRLREVGVYWGPADGRFGAMTALAIKYYQLLNIMEPTGEFTDELYKILEK, encoded by the coding sequence ATGAAAAAATTACCCTATGCCTTTTTTTTATTTTTTTTCATAAGCCTGGTATTTACCTCAATGGGCACTTCATTAGCTGGTCCTGAGGAACCATTGCTTGTGGGCTGCCATGATAGTGATAGGGTATTGCTGGCTACTGAACCTGCCCAAAAAGGTCCAGATGTAGAGGAATTGCAGGAAAGATTAAAAGAGCTTGGGTATTATCCTGGTAGTATATCAGGAATATATGATTACCCAACTCAGAGAGCTGTAATTAGATTTCATAGAGACCATGGAATGGGTTCCTCCACCATGGTTACCCTGGAAACATGGGAGCTTCTTGCCCAGAATGTAACAGCGCCACCAGCCCCTGATAAGAATTTAAAGGATATAGACGGGGACATGGAAATTGTTATAGATAAGAATACCAACCGACTTACTGTCTACCTGGATGGTAAATTGTTTAAAGAATATCCTGTGGCCATAGGCAAGAATAAAACACCTACACCAGTAGGGGAATTCAAAGTGGCTAATAAGTCACTAAAAGATGGAGGGGCCCTAGGCACTCGCTGGATGGGTCTTAATGTGCCGTGGGGTTCCTATGGAATTCATGGGACAAATAAGCCCTGGTCTATCGGCAGAAGAGCCTCTGCGGGCTGTATCAGAATGTTCAATCAGCATGTTGAGGAACTTTTTCCCCTTGTTAGAATAGGTACTCCAGTTATAATCATGGGAGATTATCCTCCTTTGGATAAACCCAATTTGAAGTACGGAGTAAACTCCCAAAGCCTGATACCATGGCAGTACAGGCTCAGGGAGGTTGGCGTATATTGGGGCCCAGCCGACGGCAGATTTGGAGCAATGACTGCACTTGCTATTAAATATTATCAGCTTCTAAATATAATGGAGCCTACTGGAGAATTTACAGATGAGCTGTATAAAATTTTAGAAAAATAA
- a CDS encoding class II aldolase/adducin family protein → MSIEQEFLKKEIIKYGNLLIEKGLVTGTGGNISVRVGKELMMVTPSGMAYDQLISEDLVMLDLEGNIVEGKRKPSIEVNMHRAILKARSDVNAVIHTHSVYATAIAVTRQDFPPVIDAMTIVFGGGVKTAGYARVGTQELAANVVEALGNKPAALLANHGAVGVGKSLAGALDICELLEASAKSYIYASMIGKPVILAEDLIKAEQEDMDTRYGQKAGSQYGIK, encoded by the coding sequence ATGTCCATTGAGCAGGAATTCCTAAAAAAAGAAATTATAAAATATGGCAACCTATTAATTGAAAAGGGCCTGGTTACAGGTACAGGAGGAAACATTAGTGTAAGGGTAGGTAAAGAATTAATGATGGTTACCCCAAGTGGTATGGCCTATGATCAGTTAATATCAGAAGATCTAGTCATGCTGGATCTGGAAGGAAATATTGTTGAGGGGAAAAGAAAACCGTCAATTGAAGTTAACATGCACAGGGCTATTTTAAAGGCAAGGTCAGATGTGAATGCCGTCATACATACCCATTCAGTATATGCAACTGCCATTGCCGTTACCAGGCAGGACTTTCCTCCAGTAATTGATGCAATGACCATAGTTTTTGGAGGAGGGGTTAAAACTGCTGGTTATGCCAGGGTTGGAACCCAGGAGCTTGCCGCAAATGTTGTAGAGGCCCTGGGCAATAAACCTGCTGCCCTGCTGGCAAATCACGGTGCAGTTGGGGTAGGTAAAAGCCTTGCTGGAGCACTTGATATATGCGAGCTGCTGGAGGCAAGTGCTAAATCATACATATATGCCAGTATGATAGGTAAACCAGTAATACTAGCTGAGGATTTGATAAAAGCAGAACAAGAGGATATGGACACACGCTATGGACAAAAAGCTGGTTCCCAGTATGGAATAAAGTAA
- the panD gene encoding aspartate 1-decarboxylase: protein MFLNMLKGKIHGATVTDANLNYKGSITIDEELMKAAGILPHEKVQVVNNNNGARFETYVIKGQAGSGTICLNGAAARLVQPGDKVIIIAYCYMTPEEAVKYEPNIVFVDENNKQTS, encoded by the coding sequence TTGTTTTTAAATATGTTAAAAGGCAAAATACATGGAGCAACTGTGACAGATGCTAATTTAAACTATAAAGGGAGCATCACCATTGATGAGGAACTTATGAAGGCAGCGGGTATTTTACCCCACGAAAAGGTACAGGTTGTAAATAACAATAATGGTGCCAGGTTTGAAACCTATGTAATAAAGGGTCAAGCAGGTTCAGGTACAATTTGTCTTAATGGAGCTGCAGCAAGGCTGGTTCAGCCAGGAGATAAGGTGATTATTATAGCATATTGTTATATGACTCCAGAAGAAGCAGTGAAATATGAACCCAACATAGTGTTTGTAGATGAAAACAATAAGCAGACAAGTTAA
- a CDS encoding TVP38/TMEM64 family protein codes for MFKEAVMFKRVGALLVFLIVIAFFYSSGIIQALIVGDMGHIELFLDHWGIFAPLGSISLILLQAFVAPIPAVFIYIANGIIFGAALGFLISWIGSLLSAYLCFALVRHFNLDMKLKNDFLRKIMAFFEYYGEKAVFIVRLMPFIPTDLASYAFGFTRIKARHYVLGTALGQIPAILFYSIWGGMQLPLLWNVLAIAAWAVIILGILKVYDIISARNELENSQSGNGV; via the coding sequence ATGTTTAAAGAGGCAGTGATGTTTAAAAGGGTAGGCGCCCTGCTGGTATTTTTAATAGTTATAGCGTTTTTTTATAGTTCAGGTATTATTCAAGCCCTAATAGTCGGGGATATGGGGCATATAGAACTATTTTTAGATCACTGGGGTATATTTGCCCCCCTTGGCTCAATATCCCTGATTCTTTTACAAGCCTTTGTAGCACCTATTCCAGCAGTATTTATTTATATTGCAAATGGCATAATTTTTGGTGCTGCCCTGGGCTTTTTAATTTCCTGGATAGGGTCCCTTTTAAGTGCTTACCTTTGCTTTGCCCTGGTAAGGCATTTTAACCTGGACATGAAGTTAAAGAATGACTTTTTGAGAAAAATCATGGCCTTTTTTGAATACTATGGTGAAAAGGCTGTGTTCATTGTACGATTGATGCCCTTTATACCAACTGATTTAGCCAGTTATGCCTTTGGATTTACAAGAATCAAGGCAAGGCACTATGTTCTGGGGACTGCCCTGGGTCAAATTCCAGCTATTTTGTTTTATTCCATTTGGGGAGGAATGCAGCTGCCGTTGTTGTGGAACGTTCTAGCCATTGCAGCATGGGCAGTAATTATTTTAGGCATCCTGAAAGTCTATGATATTATTAGTGCCAGGAATGAACTTGAGAATTCCCAAAGTGGTAATGGTGTATAA
- a CDS encoding DUF2062 domain-containing protein: MPQKHFEKMRTKFREILKLKGSPHAIALGVAVGFFWNFIPSIGIGPFLSMGLARLIRGSAVAALTANLATGFFIPVFYSMNMITGRFLQGDKVKTVEIEESLQESLQESIVKIEEIVEQPASYFYLDKIQDFTADFLIGALVNAFIGATLIYFVIWVILNRRYKTRKHRECTDTNWGGSDV; this comes from the coding sequence TTGCCGCAAAAACATTTTGAGAAAATGCGCACCAAGTTTAGAGAAATTCTAAAGCTTAAAGGCTCACCCCATGCAATTGCACTGGGAGTTGCGGTAGGTTTTTTTTGGAATTTTATTCCTTCAATTGGAATTGGCCCTTTTTTATCTATGGGCCTGGCAAGATTAATCCGGGGCAGTGCTGTGGCAGCACTTACAGCTAACCTGGCTACCGGTTTTTTCATTCCTGTTTTTTATAGTATGAATATGATTACAGGCAGGTTCTTGCAGGGGGATAAGGTAAAAACTGTTGAAATTGAAGAAAGCTTACAGGAGTCTTTACAGGAATCAATTGTCAAAATAGAAGAAATAGTTGAGCAGCCTGCCAGCTATTTTTATCTGGATAAAATTCAAGACTTTACAGCTGATTTCTTAATAGGGGCGCTGGTTAATGCTTTTATAGGTGCAACACTCATTTATTTTGTTATTTGGGTTATATTGAATCGAAGGTATAAGACTCGAAAGCACAGGGAATGTACTGACACCAACTGGGGAGGTAGTGATGTTTAA
- the trpB gene encoding tryptophan synthase subunit beta — translation MSLKNVMNEKGYFGDFGGSFVPPQLQKVLDTLEEKFYECIQEPEFIKELDYQFQQYVGRPNPLFHAQKLSKKLGGCKIFLKREDLNHTGSHKINNTIGQVLLAKQMGLKRIIAETGAGQHGVATATAAALFDMECIIYMGEEDTRRQSLNVYRMQLLGAKVNAVTSGTRTLKDAVDEALNDLVENYDHTYYMLGSAVGPHPYPMIVRYFQSIIGREAREQVIKQEGRLPDYVMACVGGGSNAIGLFSGFIDDAEVKIIGVEPAGHGIATGKHAATLSIGKPGVIHGFKCHVLCDEEGKPLPTHSVAAGLDYPGVGPEHSHLKESGRAQYVSVTDEEALNAFQELSRTEGIIPALESAHAIAHAMKLAPTLDKDKILIVNLSGRGDKDVAQVFEILQSRQKN, via the coding sequence ATGAGTTTGAAAAATGTTATGAATGAAAAGGGATATTTTGGTGATTTTGGGGGGAGTTTTGTACCACCCCAACTGCAAAAGGTATTGGATACCTTGGAGGAGAAGTTTTACGAATGTATCCAAGAGCCCGAGTTTATTAAGGAGCTAGATTACCAGTTTCAACAATATGTTGGAAGACCAAACCCACTGTTTCATGCCCAAAAGCTGTCCAAAAAACTTGGTGGCTGCAAGATTTTCTTAAAAAGAGAGGATTTGAATCACACAGGCTCTCACAAAATCAATAACACAATTGGCCAGGTGCTTTTGGCCAAGCAAATGGGTTTAAAAAGAATTATCGCTGAAACAGGTGCCGGTCAGCACGGTGTAGCAACTGCTACTGCAGCAGCATTATTTGATATGGAATGTATCATCTACATGGGTGAGGAAGACACCAGGCGCCAGTCACTAAATGTTTATAGAATGCAGCTTCTTGGAGCTAAGGTTAATGCTGTAACATCTGGCACAAGAACCCTTAAGGATGCTGTAGACGAGGCACTAAATGATCTGGTTGAAAACTATGACCATACTTATTATATGCTGGGATCAGCTGTAGGACCGCACCCTTATCCAATGATTGTGAGATATTTTCAGTCCATTATTGGCCGGGAAGCACGTGAACAAGTAATCAAGCAGGAGGGGCGTCTTCCTGACTATGTTATGGCATGTGTTGGTGGCGGCAGTAATGCAATAGGTCTATTCTCCGGCTTTATAGATGATGCTGAGGTAAAGATTATTGGTGTTGAGCCAGCAGGACATGGTATAGCTACAGGCAAGCATGCCGCAACCTTATCAATTGGCAAACCAGGAGTGATCCACGGCTTTAAATGCCATGTCCTTTGTGATGAGGAAGGCAAGCCCCTTCCAACCCATTCTGTCGCGGCAGGTCTTGATTATCCTGGAGTAGGACCGGAGCATAGTCATTTAAAGGAATCTGGCAGGGCCCAGTATGTATCAGTTACTGATGAAGAGGCATTAAATGCCTTTCAGGAGTTATCAAGGACTGAAGGAATTATTCCTGCTCTTGAAAGCGCCCATGCCATTGCCCATGCCATGAAGCTTGCACCAACCCTTGATAAGGACAAGATTTTAATTGTGAACCTGTCTGGTAGAGGTGACAAGGACGTGGCCCAGGTATTTGAGATTTTACAGTCACGTCAAAAAAATTAG
- a CDS encoding aldehyde ferredoxin oxidoreductase C-terminal domain-containing protein: MEIIQADELKDLGNYETVKMLKKKHGFATNIMSIGPAGEWGYAMATVAVTDMEGNPARHCGRGGMGAVMGSKGIKAIIIDDSGAPPMLYKNKDLYRKLAANWAQELVKTKKVLTDYGTANLVTVINSLGYLPTRNFSSGTFEGVDSISGEMLKETIEKRKGKPSHACQPGCPIRRSNVYNDDKGNYLTAGFEYETIGLIGPNCGIGDLDFIAGMDRTCDDLGLDTMELGVTMGIIMDVGMIPFGDKEKMLQLVEEVKMNTLLGKLIGQGAALTGRVVGAKRIPVVKGQGISCYDPRGGKATGVTYATSPMGADHTAGNCLPGRTGYRPITNDPNFLNTEEGTIQLSKEMQYMMGVFDYSGICCFVGPASDSVEWVAKLINVKLGSNLTLEDMLYLSKKMIKNELLFNQRAGIEQSGNVLPQFFYQERLTPNDYLFNISQEKLVEAFNELDEIL, translated from the coding sequence ATAGAAATTATTCAGGCTGATGAACTTAAAGATCTGGGCAACTATGAAACTGTCAAAATGCTCAAGAAAAAGCATGGTTTCGCCACCAACATCATGTCAATAGGTCCTGCTGGAGAATGGGGATATGCCATGGCAACAGTTGCTGTAACTGATATGGAAGGCAACCCTGCCAGGCACTGTGGTCGTGGCGGCATGGGAGCAGTAATGGGTTCTAAAGGTATTAAAGCTATCATTATAGATGACAGCGGTGCACCACCAATGCTGTATAAGAATAAAGACTTGTATAGAAAACTGGCAGCAAACTGGGCACAAGAACTGGTAAAAACTAAGAAGGTTCTTACTGATTATGGCACTGCCAATCTGGTAACAGTAATTAACAGCCTGGGCTATCTCCCTACTAGAAACTTTAGCTCAGGAACCTTTGAAGGTGTTGACTCTATAAGTGGTGAAATGCTAAAAGAAACAATTGAGAAACGAAAGGGAAAACCATCCCATGCCTGCCAGCCAGGCTGCCCTATACGGCGTTCTAATGTGTATAATGATGATAAGGGAAACTACCTAACTGCCGGGTTTGAATATGAAACAATTGGACTTATTGGTCCAAACTGTGGTATTGGTGATCTGGATTTTATTGCGGGCATGGATCGTACCTGTGATGATCTGGGACTTGATACCATGGAGCTTGGGGTTACCATGGGAATTATAATGGATGTGGGAATGATACCCTTTGGCGACAAGGAGAAAATGCTGCAGCTGGTGGAGGAAGTAAAAATGAATACCTTACTTGGCAAGTTAATTGGTCAGGGAGCTGCATTAACAGGCAGGGTGGTGGGAGCAAAGCGTATTCCAGTAGTTAAGGGACAGGGCATCTCTTGTTATGATCCCAGGGGAGGGAAAGCAACTGGAGTAACCTATGCAACCTCGCCAATGGGTGCTGACCATACTGCAGGCAACTGCCTCCCTGGAAGAACAGGCTACAGGCCAATTACAAATGATCCCAACTTTTTAAATACAGAGGAGGGAACCATTCAATTATCTAAAGAAATGCAGTACATGATGGGGGTTTTCGATTATAGCGGTATATGCTGTTTTGTTGGACCTGCTTCTGATAGTGTAGAGTGGGTTGCAAAGCTTATAAACGTCAAGTTAGGTAGTAATCTTACACTGGAAGATATGCTTTATCTATCCAAAAAAATGATAAAAAATGAGCTGCTGTTTAACCAAAGGGCAGGCATAGAGCAGTCAGGCAATGTTTTACCGCAGTTTTTTTATCAAGAGAGGCTGACTCCTAATGATTATCTTTTTAATATATCACAGGAAAAGCTGGTAGAAGCATTTAACGAATTGGATGAAATTCTTTAA
- a CDS encoding aldehyde ferredoxin oxidoreductase N-terminal domain-containing protein codes for MIIRICMTNQQIWKEKLPEDYSFLGGRSLTSQLLLDEVDPVCHPLGPENKLIIAPGLLGGTSAPCSGRISVGAKSPLTGGIKESNAGGTAGRKLARLGIRALIIEGQPQGQLQKKSEGDAIYILKVTNQKNRNYSG; via the coding sequence ATGATTATTAGAATATGCATGACAAATCAGCAAATTTGGAAGGAAAAATTGCCAGAAGATTATAGCTTTTTAGGGGGTAGAAGTTTAACTTCCCAATTGCTTTTAGATGAGGTAGACCCGGTATGTCATCCTCTTGGTCCCGAAAATAAACTAATTATTGCACCAGGATTGCTGGGAGGCACAAGTGCCCCATGTTCAGGCAGAATATCTGTAGGTGCAAAAAGCCCTTTAACTGGAGGCATAAAAGAAAGCAACGCAGGGGGTACAGCGGGAAGAAAGCTTGCTCGCCTTGGAATACGGGCTTTAATCATAGAGGGACAGCCTCAAGGACAGCTTCAAAAGAAGTCAGAAGGGGATGCTATTTATATACTGAAGGTTACAAACCAAAAAAATAGAAATTATTCAGGCTGA
- a CDS encoding sodium:solute symporter family protein, with protein MSTQMIIILFYLILTVTIGCYAKKKSGTSASFHGCGLGILMCVAAGTGEWLGGTSTTGISEYGFTYGISGAWYTIANGLGVMALAIFFAKLYRSLETVTVPGIIEKFIGVDARTVASVLLTFVMLAVGTAQIIAAGTLGVVVLGLDYNMAVIIMGLVFIVYTQAGGMIAVGYTNMIHLIAMYGGVILAIIFVSKNIGGLSTLSVILPDSYFSLTSIGMPRVSSWVIAAILGACTAQAGIQPLLAARDVNVAKKAGIITAFAVAPFGLLTALLGMVAKAKYPELPQATLALPTLLMDLNPIIGGIVLASILAAILSTVSPIILACGTMITKDIYQRRLKPAASDKEILLISRITTGVAGVCCIFLAIALYGTTMILDMVFFAYTIRGSLFVVLLYGIYWRRTTQKGAIYAMLLTGIVGFFWVFYKGQTGQFPLHPNFTETYAAVTTAAIATFVLSHIFNKNE; from the coding sequence ATGTCAACACAAATGATTATTATCCTGTTTTACCTGATTTTGACAGTAACTATTGGTTGCTATGCAAAAAAAAAATCAGGCACTTCAGCAAGTTTTCATGGTTGTGGGCTTGGAATATTAATGTGTGTTGCTGCAGGAACAGGGGAATGGTTAGGAGGGACGTCAACAACAGGAATTTCTGAGTATGGTTTTACATATGGGATTTCTGGAGCTTGGTATACAATTGCTAATGGGCTAGGAGTCATGGCTTTGGCTATATTTTTCGCCAAGCTGTATAGAAGTCTTGAAACAGTAACAGTCCCTGGCATTATAGAAAAATTTATTGGAGTGGATGCCAGAACAGTGGCAAGTGTTTTACTAACATTTGTTATGTTGGCAGTAGGAACTGCTCAGATTATTGCAGCAGGGACTTTGGGAGTAGTTGTTCTAGGGTTAGATTATAATATGGCGGTTATCATCATGGGTTTGGTATTTATTGTATACACTCAAGCTGGCGGTATGATTGCTGTTGGCTATACCAATATGATACACCTAATTGCCATGTATGGAGGAGTAATATTAGCAATTATTTTTGTAAGTAAAAATATTGGTGGACTATCTACCCTATCAGTTATACTACCAGATTCCTATTTCAGTTTAACTAGTATTGGAATGCCTAGGGTTTCCTCGTGGGTTATAGCGGCAATACTGGGAGCCTGTACAGCGCAGGCGGGAATTCAACCTTTGCTTGCTGCAAGAGATGTGAATGTTGCAAAAAAAGCAGGAATAATAACCGCCTTTGCCGTAGCACCATTTGGTTTATTAACGGCTTTGCTGGGTATGGTAGCAAAGGCTAAGTACCCAGAGTTGCCACAAGCAACTTTAGCACTACCAACACTTTTAATGGATCTTAATCCTATTATTGGTGGAATTGTTTTAGCTTCTATATTAGCTGCCATACTATCCACTGTCTCACCAATTATATTAGCATGTGGAACAATGATTACTAAAGATATTTACCAAAGAAGGCTAAAACCCGCAGCTAGTGATAAAGAAATACTATTAATATCAAGGATCACTACTGGAGTAGCAGGTGTTTGTTGTATTTTTTTAGCAATAGCATTGTATGGTACTACAATGATACTTGATATGGTGTTTTTTGCCTATACGATAAGAGGTTCATTATTTGTTGTGCTGCTGTATGGGATATACTGGAGGAGAACTACTCAAAAAGGTGCGATATACGCCATGCTGCTCACTGGAATAGTAGGGTTTTTCTGGGTGTTTTACAAGGGCCAAACTGGGCAATTTCCCCTTCATCCTAATTTTACAGAGACCTATGCAGCAGTTACCACAGCTGCCATTGCAACTTTTGTACTAAGTCATATCTTTAATAAGAATGAGTAG
- a CDS encoding aspartate aminotransferase family protein: MINPTVKEVIARHHQAMSPAIGHYQEIAFEKGDGFYLYDFEGNQYIDFAIGIATCSIGHCHPEVVKAIQDQAAKLIHTSMVGYYLENVEYAELIKQIVPPTLQDGKVLLMNSGSEAVEAALKLVRMVSKRTMILAFSGGFHGRPMGALAATASASVYRKGLSSLLVGVQHAVYPYCYRCPLGHKSKETCDLACVTLIRQILKTTLPADELAGILIEPIAGEFGYIVPPKEFIEELRKICDEAGAALIFDEIQTGAGRTGKMFACEHYSIEPDVLIFAKAAGGGMPLGGFIAKKEIGDKWAVGSHGSTFGGNPLSCQAGKKTLEVIIRDNLVQNASEIGKSIIDKFNNAKEDLPAIGEVRGLGLMIGVELIKSDGSPNTELMKKVLVEAGNRGLVLCKAGESVVRICPPLNITKDIADEAVDIILQIIVDLC; the protein is encoded by the coding sequence ATGATAAACCCAACTGTGAAAGAAGTAATTGCAAGGCATCATCAGGCCATGTCACCAGCTATTGGTCATTACCAAGAAATTGCGTTTGAAAAGGGGGATGGGTTTTACCTGTACGATTTTGAAGGAAACCAATATATAGATTTTGCAATAGGCATTGCAACATGCAGCATTGGACATTGTCATCCTGAAGTTGTAAAAGCAATCCAAGATCAAGCAGCAAAATTAATCCATACATCTATGGTGGGCTATTATCTTGAAAATGTAGAATACGCAGAATTGATTAAACAAATTGTTCCGCCAACGCTCCAAGATGGCAAGGTTTTATTGATGAATAGTGGTTCAGAGGCAGTTGAAGCCGCACTCAAGTTGGTTAGAATGGTTTCAAAACGCACAATGATATTAGCTTTTTCCGGTGGTTTTCATGGAAGGCCTATGGGAGCTTTGGCTGCAACAGCTAGTGCTTCAGTATATAGAAAGGGTTTAAGTAGCTTGTTGGTAGGAGTACAGCATGCCGTTTATCCTTACTGCTATAGATGTCCCCTAGGACATAAATCTAAGGAAACCTGTGATTTAGCCTGTGTTACTTTAATACGGCAGATTTTAAAAACAACTCTTCCTGCAGATGAATTGGCGGGAATTTTAATAGAGCCTATAGCAGGAGAGTTTGGATACATTGTACCCCCAAAAGAATTTATAGAGGAGCTGCGGAAAATATGCGATGAGGCTGGCGCAGCGCTAATATTTGATGAGATTCAAACTGGTGCTGGACGAACAGGGAAAATGTTTGCTTGTGAGCATTACAGTATTGAGCCAGATGTTTTAATTTTTGCAAAGGCAGCTGGGGGAGGTATGCCTTTAGGGGGCTTTATTGCCAAAAAAGAAATAGGAGACAAGTGGGCTGTGGGGTCTCATGGCTCTACCTTTGGAGGAAACCCATTATCCTGTCAAGCAGGCAAGAAAACCCTGGAAGTTATCATTAGGGATAATTTAGTACAAAATGCCTCTGAAATTGGTAAGAGTATAATAGATAAATTTAATAATGCTAAAGAAGATCTTCCAGCTATCGGTGAGGTACGTGGATTAGGCTTGATGATAGGAGTAGAGTTAATAAAATCTGATGGCAGCCCTAATACCGAGCTCATGAAAAAAGTACTTGTAGAAGCTGGTAATCGTGGATTGGTTCTATGTAAGGCTGGGGAGTCAGTGGTCAGAATTTGTCCGCCTTTAAATATAACAAAAGACATTGCTGATGAGGCAGTAGATATTATCTTGCAAATTATCGTAGATCTCTGTTAA